The following are encoded together in the Candidatus Margulisiibacteriota bacterium genome:
- a CDS encoding ammonium transporter, protein MDNIVELTRAIDTVWVAICAALIFQMEGGFALLESGFIRSKNAVSIVAKVFVDLMFGGIAFYAIGFALMQGVSNGFMGSGFGIVVPSIHITVATSLYWFMQLGFAVAAISIVSGAVAERMKIWPYAVFVLLFVAFIYPVAAGWAWNANGWLAHLGFNDFAGSAAVHALGGWAACAAAIVLGARIGKYNKDGSSNAIPGHNIPLAAVGAFILWFGWFGFNPGSTLAAVGNWDLIGKVVTNTFLASAMGGIATMLYTSLRYKKIDVTMVINGVLAGLVAITAGCNIVSANSALVIGFVAGVLVDIAVYTVDRLKIDDPVGAIAVHGVNGTWGTIAVGLFCTQKGLFYCGDASFLGVQVAGVLAISLFSFILTFVILTIMKKTVGIRINRSEEILGIDMAEYGIEAYSTFE, encoded by the coding sequence ATGGATAATATTGTAGAATTAACGAGGGCGATTGATACTGTCTGGGTAGCAATTTGTGCGGCGCTGATATTTCAGATGGAGGGCGGATTTGCCTTGCTGGAATCAGGTTTTATCAGAAGCAAAAATGCAGTAAGTATTGTGGCTAAAGTGTTTGTTGATCTTATGTTTGGAGGGATCGCGTTTTATGCGATAGGTTTTGCGCTTATGCAAGGTGTTAGCAATGGTTTCATGGGGAGTGGTTTTGGGATTGTAGTTCCTTCAATCCACATAACTGTAGCTACTTCGCTTTATTGGTTTATGCAGCTAGGATTTGCAGTCGCTGCTATTTCGATTGTTTCCGGTGCAGTTGCTGAAAGGATGAAAATATGGCCATACGCCGTGTTTGTTCTGCTGTTTGTTGCGTTTATTTATCCTGTAGCTGCCGGTTGGGCATGGAATGCAAATGGTTGGTTGGCACATTTAGGGTTTAATGATTTTGCAGGATCAGCTGCGGTCCACGCACTTGGTGGTTGGGCTGCGTGTGCTGCTGCCATAGTCCTTGGTGCAAGAATCGGCAAATATAACAAAGACGGTTCTTCGAACGCTATTCCGGGCCATAATATTCCTCTTGCAGCTGTTGGCGCTTTTATACTCTGGTTCGGATGGTTCGGGTTCAATCCGGGATCGACGCTAGCCGCCGTCGGCAATTGGGACTTGATTGGCAAAGTTGTTACCAATACCTTTCTGGCATCAGCTATGGGTGGTATTGCAACGATGCTCTACACTTCATTACGTTATAAGAAGATAGATGTTACAATGGTTATTAACGGGGTTCTTGCTGGTTTAGTTGCTATTACTGCCGGATGTAATATAGTTTCTGCAAACTCAGCATTAGTAATTGGATTTGTTGCCGGGGTACTGGTTGATATCGCTGTATACACAGTTGATAGATTGAAAATTGATGATCCTGTCGGCGCTATTGCCGTGCATGGAGTTAATGGTACTTGGGGAACGATAGCCGTAGGATTGTTTTGTACTCAAAAGGGGCTTTTCTATTGTGGAGATGCCAGTTTTCTTGGGGTACAGGTTGCTGGTGTGCTGGCAATATCTCTATTCTCATTTATTCTAACTTTTGTAATACTGACCATTATGAAAAAAACCGTTGGAATAAGGATCAATAGAAGTGAGGAAATCCTAGGGATTGACATGGCAGAATATGGTATAGAAGCATATTCAACTTTTGAATAA
- a CDS encoding P-II family nitrogen regulator — protein MKKIEAIVKPSKLEAIKEALVLAEIPCMTISAVKGAGLQRGFTEVYRGTERKLNLLNKVKIECVVSDDNLEKAIDIIVNNAHTGEIGDGKIFVYDVADAIRIRTKERGPQAIR, from the coding sequence ATGAAAAAGATTGAAGCTATTGTTAAGCCATCTAAGTTAGAAGCAATAAAGGAAGCCTTGGTGCTTGCAGAGATTCCCTGTATGACAATCTCGGCCGTGAAAGGTGCAGGGCTACAACGCGGGTTTACTGAAGTATATAGGGGAACGGAACGAAAACTGAACTTACTTAATAAAGTAAAAATAGAGTGTGTAGTAAGCGATGATAATTTAGAAAAGGCTATTGATATTATTGTTAATAATGCTCATACAGGCGAGATTGGAGACGGGAAGATATTTGTTTATGACGTGGCTGATGCGATAAGAATAAGAACGAAGGAAAGAGGTCCTCAGGCAATCCGGTAA
- a CDS encoding PAS domain-containing sensor histidine kinase, producing MKRNNLFKISDVDNLGMYGAFKIIAIYIVFSALWILFSDKLLFYIVRDSESLTQMQTVKGWLFVLITGIILYGLIHRYLIQIYNAKVALEESVSQFNNALANSRDLLYMYDLRTGRFSYISPACESIFGFTFEEIQEMNIKGIIERVHPDEKESVSHELESLAKGELNVPVRSVVEFRWKYKDSEYRWYSDSRTVTYDSSGRPIATTGSIRDITEQKTVEKKVIELNRRLEDRVKERTKQLELINKELESFSYSVSHDLQAPLRSVDGFSQVLLEDYIAQLDEEGQDVVRRIRMAVKRMGNLINDLLALSRVIREDLVRKQVDLSAIAEEILLRFQETDKQRSVSFSITPGIIVYGDERLLAIMLENLLGNAWKFTSGTANARIEFGVSKEDQSVFFIKDNGVGFDMKYSGKLFNVFQRLHTAAEFEGSGIGLAIVQRIINRHSGRIWAVGEVGKGATFFFTIE from the coding sequence ATGAAAAGAAACAACTTATTTAAAATATCTGATGTTGATAATCTAGGCATGTATGGGGCATTTAAGATTATTGCCATATATATTGTGTTTAGCGCTTTGTGGATACTGTTTTCTGATAAATTGCTATTTTATATAGTTCGTGATTCTGAATCGCTGACTCAGATGCAGACTGTTAAGGGTTGGCTTTTTGTCTTGATCACGGGCATTATTCTTTATGGTTTAATACATCGGTATCTGATTCAGATCTACAATGCAAAGGTTGCTCTTGAGGAAAGTGTTTCTCAGTTTAATAATGCCCTGGCTAATTCTCGCGACTTGCTCTATATGTACGACCTCAGAACCGGCAGGTTTTCATATATTAGTCCTGCATGTGAGTCAATATTCGGTTTTACATTCGAAGAGATACAAGAGATGAATATAAAAGGAATAATAGAGCGAGTTCATCCTGATGAAAAGGAGTCGGTCAGTCATGAGCTTGAATCGCTGGCCAAAGGAGAGCTGAATGTGCCGGTGCGTTCTGTTGTGGAGTTCAGGTGGAAGTACAAGGATTCGGAATATCGCTGGTACAGCGATAGCCGGACAGTTACCTATGATTCCAGTGGAAGACCTATTGCAACTACTGGTAGTATCCGGGACATTACTGAGCAGAAAACCGTTGAGAAAAAGGTGATCGAGTTGAATCGAAGGCTTGAAGATAGAGTGAAAGAGCGAACTAAGCAGCTTGAACTTATTAATAAAGAATTAGAATCTTTTTCGTATAGCGTATCTCACGACTTACAAGCTCCGCTTCGTAGTGTCGATGGCTTTTCCCAGGTATTGCTCGAAGATTATATTGCCCAACTGGATGAAGAAGGGCAGGATGTTGTAAGGCGAATTCGTATGGCTGTGAAGCGTATGGGCAATCTGATAAATGATCTGCTAGCGCTATCGCGAGTAATTCGTGAAGATCTTGTTAGAAAACAAGTCGATTTGAGTGCTATAGCGGAAGAAATTTTATTAAGGTTTCAAGAAACTGATAAGCAGAGAAGTGTATCTTTCTCTATTACTCCTGGAATTATTGTGTACGGCGATGAGAGGTTGCTAGCTATAATGCTTGAAAACCTTCTTGGAAATGCATGGAAATTTACTTCAGGGACTGCAAATGCAAGAATTGAATTCGGGGTAAGCAAAGAAGATCAATCGGTGTTTTTTATAAAAGATAATGGTGTCGGGTTTGATATGAAATATTCCGGAAAATTGTTTAACGTTTTTCAACGGTTGCATACTGCTGCAGAATTCGAAGGTAGCGGAATCGGACTAGCTATTGTACAGCGGATTATCAATAGGCATAGCGGCCGTATTTGGGCGGTCGGTGAAGTAGGGAAAGGGGCTACTTTTTTCTTTACTATTGAATAA
- a CDS encoding DUF1328 domain-containing protein: MVLWSLIFVISAFLAYIFGFTGIGEGVTIFSRILFIIFMGLFVIVLVASRKPPNPY, encoded by the coding sequence ATGGTTTTATGGTCACTCATATTTGTTATATCAGCGTTCCTCGCCTATATTTTCGGATTTACCGGTATTGGCGAAGGTGTAACTATCTTCTCAAGAATATTGTTCATTATCTTCATGGGTCTATTTGTAATCGTATTAGTAGCCAGCAGGAAACCACCAAACCCTTATTGA